A window of Oryza glaberrima chromosome 2, OglaRS2, whole genome shotgun sequence genomic DNA:
GAATCACATATACAGCAAAATGTCAGGCAGGTCAGCTCTGCTCAGTGGTCAGGTGAGGTGCTGCCGCTTGTATCTGAAACAATGAGAAACTATCTCCACACCTCAACAACACTATACCCTAAGCTGACTGAGGGAATCCGGACCAACGAGGTATATTCGTCTTCGACTACTCTTGTACCGGAAGACTACTACTCCTTTATAAGCTGTTCTTGGAATGCCATCCtgaaaaacagagaaaacaGACATACATGAATCATCACACactaaaaaaacagagaagtCCAAAGAAAATTATAGACCATTCACGGGGCTGATGTCTATCTAGATCAAAACTGCAAACTGAAACATTTTCTACTAGACCTAACAATCACCACTGAAAACATCAGACACAAAATTGTCACTTGACCTATTTTGACAAGAGCAttatttatgaataaaaatggGGTCAAAGAAGTAAACCTTCCATTCTTCAAATATTCCAAATTGACGAGCTATCCGCTCAAAGTCTTCCTGATCGTTATACTGGATCCTTACATCCGCATCCATATTGTGGGCTTTCAACGCGGCATCAGATCCATGGAGAGGGGTGGCACTAGCGACGTCTTTCCCAAATTGGATCAGGAACTTGTCCTGGTGTTGCCAACATAAATATTAGGCATTTGCTGCAAACTACTGTTTCAAAGTCCAAACAAATTCTTACCTCCTTGAGGTAGCTCAGGTCCTCAGAATTCCACTTGATCTATAGCCACAAAGAAGGAAGAGGTAAAATGGTAAATCTCTGCACTAAAGAATTTGCAACAGTTAAGCAAAACAAAAGGTGATGGAAGGTTTGCATACATGGGCATCATTTAGCTTGATTGGTTCCAAGTACTGTCTGAAGAATTGCCCCATGCTTGACCCCTGAAAAGGAGGTATGAAAATCTATTAGTGTAAATTCAAGTCATCCATACTTACTGGCTCAAAGACTAAATTACTATCCAGTGGCTACTAGTGTGCAGAAATGTGGTAATTTTTGCATTGATGAAGTAGCCAACATACATGTTCGCCAAAATTGTATGTTCTGCAGACTTCCGGGCGAATAAATTGCCGGTCTCTGTGTACCTCTTTTAGCCTCACCCAGTCATCCCAATAAGTAAAGTCTTGTTAAGGAAGAAATATATGGTAGATGGAAAATATTGTATATGCTAATATAAAAATTAGTAGGCAACAGTAAAGATATGCTTTGGGCCACTTAGGTGACAGCTCAATCCATGTAGGCTTTGTTAACATCCATCCAAGTCCAGGAAAGAAATCCGACCGGTAAAGAGCTTCTGCAAAATGTTTATGTAGGAAAATGAGTAGCTTTCCCTATTAATGCAGAACagaacttttatataggtcTATCAGAGTACTAACTTGGGTCGTAAACAAATTGCTTTTGTCCATTGTCATTCCAGGAAGAAACGGCCATGATTGTCCTTCAATACCACAGTGACAGGAATAGCAGCAAAGCAATTAGATACATTGCAGATGAAATCCTTGGCTTTCCaactataattaatatataatatacaacATACTTATCGTTATCAAGTAATTTAGCTGCAGCCTCGAAGTAGTCAAAAAAATCAGGGGCGATCTCCATATCATCTATTAGCAAATTATTAACCATAAATGGGATGGAAAGAAGACAGATCAAAGAACAAAATAGTTATAAGAGCATCCAAGGTGTAACACCTTCCAGAATTATAACTCGCGCAAAGTTGTGTTTGATGAATAGCTCATCCAAGGCCCATTTGTAATGTTCTGAAATAAGAAAGTTATCAGGACAAGGATCAGTGGTATCATCACTATCTTCAATCAGCATACATCAATCAAGGAGGACCACCTACTGGCTATCTTGTAATATGCTATCAACTCTCCTGGCCTTTCAGTGCGCACAGGTTCAAGATCTAAATGCTGCAACACATACCACTGAGAGTCTTAGCTGAAAAATATTTCCCATGTTTCTTACAAATATCGGACTGCTGCATGCCTATGTTATGTGGAGGGGGAAGCTACAATCATTCAAAATCACTATAAAAGTACACATGTGATAATATGTTTACAATCATTTCATAACAGCAGGAAATATTGTATTCGTGGTTTCATTCTCTATTAGCGCTGAAGGCAGAGAACaagattttctcttttttgcaATAACACTTCATTGCTAGACTTCAATCTGCACTCTGGCACTTTATGACAGCACACACTGATGATTATCCTACCACTTCCACTCCATGACATGGTTGTTACTCTACATATGGCCATTTGGTTTTTCAGGAGCTAGCATACCCGTTATTTTATCTAAACTAAATTGTAATGATAATTTGTCAACTAAATACAAGTTCAGTACTGTCAACTGAGCAGTCACCTCAGTGAGCTGCCATCCCTTCCCGTTGATTCTCTATATATGGATTTTATTACCTTTGCCATACTATTTCATATTGGACCAATTCCACTGCCCCATTCCAGAACAGCATAGGGTCACTACTCACTACAGTACAGTGGCATCAAGCTTCCCTTTCAAACAATACATCCACAAGTTTGGGGTATGATTATGGCCTTGCTTCTCACTGCTCAGTTTATATCCATTGGACTTAGAGTTTCCCTGATATGACTCATGGATCTTAAAGTTCAAGGGCAACCTCAATCTAGGTCCACTTAAAACCTCTTGGCAGGCTACagtttcttcctttctttttacCCCCTCTTTTGCAACATATCATCTTATGTAGTTACTTGGAAAAGGTCCTCAGACAATACTCCAGCTATGCTTGCAATATTACAGAAGTATATTTCTTCTAATTTTTAGGCAAATAAGTGTAGAGGAAGAAAGAGTTCCACACCTGCATATATGTTATTTCATTATAACTCAAAGCTTTTTTCTTCACTTCTCCATTTATTCCATCCTGCAATTACAATgagcaatggaaaaaaaatccacaaacTTAGAGAGACTGAGAGCAAGAACTGAAATTGCTAAGACCAGTACCTGAGATATAAATAGTGGAAACTTTGAAGCCACTGATGTCTGATACCTGGAAAAATTATTAAGAATCATTAGGTCAGAAGGGTATTATACGAACTTAAGCTACATGGAGCTCACAATGGGATTCATATATGGATTAGGAAGTAAAATGTGTAATTTTCCTTGTGACATCGCATGGACAATTTCTGAGAAAAAGACATTATGCATTCATGCACCATGAGCAGCGTGGCAATTACAATGCAGCATGATTCCATGCATAACTTTCACAGGTGATATCGACTGAGTGGGTTTTGGCACCAACTTAGGAGTTAGAAAAAACAATAACAGACCAAAAAAAATCTGGATTCTGAAAATAAAGGAATGAAGGCACAAAGCATACTTCAGGATAGATTCAACTGTCCTTTGCAAATAGTCTGGTCGATTGCAAGCCATtacaacaacagcagcaacagGAGCCTGCTTATAGAAACAGATCATATTAGTCAAATATAGCAGAGGAATGCTAGCAATATTAGCACTGTACAAACCACATTGTTGTTTACTAAGGTCTGCACGCTCCTTTCTGCATCCAAAAGAAATGTTGAAGAAATAGTTAGAAACAAAAAGTAGCATGTGGTAAAGTAAAATCACAATGACGGGTTAAATATGTAGATGGCAGCTGGGAGGATTGAGATCATACAATGGGTCATCTTTATGTTTGAGAAAATTAGTTCAGCACGTTGCGAATGGGTGTAAACTGAAAGGCACTACCACATATGAGAATGGCATGTGGGACCCAGAGCCACACGCCAGTGACATGTCAAATGGTAATGAGAAACATAACCTCTATATTTGGGGTAGATGGGAGGATTATGAAACTATTATTTTGTATTCAACGTGAAGATGACAACTAGAATGATATGTACGGTCCTGATGTTCCACTATTATATTTTGGGCATTTATGAATGATTGTTTAACTAAACAACTGACTAACTGATGGATTGACATCATTTTCGtagttccattttttttaaaaaaaaataagtagttGTAAAAATATTTCCAGAAGACATACTAATTTTCAGTTCTATTgattataggaaaaaaaacatgtgaatTTCAAGAAGAAACATCGGGTCATATGTTGTTGTGTTGTCAACCATGCATGTCACATGGAGGTCGATGTGCATGAGGCTCCAGTATGAGTATCACAAGGTTAGGTTTTAATGGAAACATTATGAGGCGCGAGAAAAATCAAGTAACGTAGCAAACACTTGGTAGCAGGAACAGTTGTGGCTGAAATCCATAGGTGAAAGATAAGAAAGGTCATTTTCATACTTTCGAGATCTTGGATTAAAATCTTGAGGTGTACACGTTCTTCGTCTTGGC
This region includes:
- the LOC127763147 gene encoding alpha-1,3-mannosyl-glycoprotein 2-beta-N-acetylglucosaminyltransferase isoform X2, which produces MKIRQDEERVHLKILIQDLEKRSVQTLVNNNVAPVAAVVVMACNRPDYLQRTVESILKYQTSVASKFPLFISQDGINGEVKKKALSYNEITYMQHLDLEPVRTERPGELIAYYKIAKHYKWALDELFIKHNFARVIILEDDMEIAPDFFDYFEAAAKLLDNDKTIMAVSSWNDNGQKQFVYDPKALYRSDFFPGLGWMLTKPTWIELSPKWPKAYWDDWVRLKEVHRDRQFIRPEVCRTYNFGEHGSSMGQFFRQYLEPIKLNDAHIKWNSEDLSYLKEDKFLIQFGKDVASATPLHGSDAALKAHNMDADVRIQYNDQEDFERIARQFGIFEEWKDGIPRTAYKGVVVFRYKSSRRRIYLVGPDSLSQLRV
- the LOC127763147 gene encoding alpha-1,3-mannosyl-glycoprotein 2-beta-N-acetylglucosaminyltransferase isoform X1 encodes the protein MARSPCDLRILLLAAAAAFIYIQVRLFSTQSHYADRLAQAEKSENQCTSQLRSLIDQVSSQQEKIVALEEMKIRQDEERVHLKILIQDLEKRSVQTLVNNNVAPVAAVVVMACNRPDYLQRTVESILKYQTSVASKFPLFISQDGINGEVKKKALSYNEITYMQHLDLEPVRTERPGELIAYYKIAKHYKWALDELFIKHNFARVIILEDDMEIAPDFFDYFEAAAKLLDNDKTIMAVSSWNDNGQKQFVYDPKALYRSDFFPGLGWMLTKPTWIELSPKWPKAYWDDWVRLKEVHRDRQFIRPEVCRTYNFGEHGSSMGQFFRQYLEPIKLNDAHIKWNSEDLSYLKEDKFLIQFGKDVASATPLHGSDAALKAHNMDADVRIQYNDQEDFERIARQFGIFEEWKDGIPRTAYKGVVVFRYKSSRRRIYLVGPDSLSQLRV